One stretch of Zingiber officinale cultivar Zhangliang chromosome 6B, Zo_v1.1, whole genome shotgun sequence DNA includes these proteins:
- the LOC121988637 gene encoding protein farnesyltransferase/geranylgeranyltransferase type-1 subunit alpha-like encodes MSSSSDEDEVERIPLCSRPEWSDVQPLPQDDGPNPVVSIAYRDEFRETMDYFRAIYAADERSCRALELTTEAIGMNPGNYTVWHFRRLVLESLNANLHEERDFVDRITFQNSKNYQIWHHRRWLAEKLGTEAANRELEFTKQVFALDAKNYHTWSHRQWVLESLGGWENELEFCCELLEDDVFNNSAWNQRYFVITRSPLLGGLQAMRDSEVRYTSKIILADPHNESPWRYLRGLYKGEIQMLISDNKVPELCLKVLEINKSNLFALSLLLDLLSRGHQPSDELRAIIGALRSSQDIAGTHGLAATLCLVLEAVDPMRSSYWAWRRTNLPTGVC; translated from the exons ATGTCGAGCTCCTCCGACGAAGACGAAGTCGAACGGATACCACTGTGCTCGCGGCCGGAGTGGTCCGATGTCCAACCTCTGCCGCAAGACGATGGCCCCAACCCGGTCGTCTCCATCGCCTACCGCGATGAGTTCCGCGAGACAATGGACTACTTCCGCGCCATCTACGCTGCCGACGAGCGGAGCTGCCGCGCCCTCGAACTCACCACCGAGGCCATCGGGATGAACCCGGGAAACTATACT GTTTGGCACTTCAGACGCCTTGTGCTCGAGTCATTGAATGCAAACTTGCATGAAGAAAGGGATTTTGTTGACAGAATTACTTTCCAGAATTCTAAGAACTACCAGATCTG GCACCACCGGCGGTGGCTTGCTGAGAAACTGGGAACAGAAGCAGCGAATAGAGAACTGGAGTTTACCAAACAAGTGTTTGCTCTTGATGCTAAAAATTATCATACTTGGTCTCATAGACAG TGGGTTCTTGAGTCATTAGGTGGATGGGAAAATGAGCTTGAATTTTGCTGtgagcttcttgaagatgatgttttcAACAATTCAGCTTGGAATCAG AGGTATTTTGTCATCACCCGATCGCCGCTGCTTGGAGGCCTACAAGCCATGAGAGATTCTGAAGTGCGCTATACCAGCAAAATAATCTTAGCCGACCCACACAATGAAAGCCCTTGGAGATACCTTCGAGGGCTTTACAAGGGTGAAATCCAAATGTTAATCAGCGACAATAAAGTACCTGAGCTATGTTTGAAGGTTTTGGAGATAAATAAAAGCAACTTGTTTGCTTTGAGCCTGCTCCTGGATCTTCTTTCTCGAGGCCACCAACCCTCCGATGAGCTTAGAGCCATCATCGGAGCTTTAAGAAGCTCACAAGACATTGCAGGAACTCATGGCTTGGCTGCTACTTTGTGCCTTGTATTGGAGGCAGTGGATCCAATGCGATCAAGCTACTGGGCGTGGCGGAGGACAAATCTTCCGACTGGAGTTTGTTAA
- the LOC121988639 gene encoding universal stress protein PHOS32-like, translating into MAADRRVGVAVDFSPCSKAALRWAVENMVRDGDHLILVNVQKEGHYEEGEMQLWETTGSPFIPLTELSDPGIVKKYGVKPDAETLDILNTVARQKEVVVLLKIYWGDAREKICEAIDNIPLSCLIIGNRGLGKLKRVLLGSVSSHVVNNGTCPVTVVKNFDHGS; encoded by the exons ATGGCTGCGGATCGGAGGGTGGGAGTGGCAGTGGACTTTTCGCCATGCAGCAAAGCGGCGCTCCGCTGGGCCGTGGAGAACATGGTGAGGGACGGCGACCACCTCATCCTCGTCAATGTCCAGAAGGAGGGACACTACGAGGAGGGCGAGATGCAGCTCTGGGAGACCACCGGATCAC CATTTATCCCCCTCACAGAGTTATCTGATCCTGGTATTGTAAAGAAATATGGTGTGAAGCCAGATGCTGAAACTTTGGACATACTCAACACTGTAGCCCGGCAAAAGGAG GTCGTTGTTCTGTTGAAGATCTACTGGGGAGATGCCCGTGAAAAGATATGTGAAGCTATTGATAACATCCCCCTCAGCTGCTTGATCATTGGGAATAGAGGGCTTGGGAAGCTCAAGAG GGTGCTTCTGGGCAGTGTGAGCAGCCACGTGGTGAACAATGGAACTTGCCCTGTTACAGTTGTTAAGAACTTTGATCATGGAAGTTAA
- the LOC121988638 gene encoding calreticulin-like has product MAIRRRPPLVAAAFAVALAVASIVSAEVYFEERFGDGWENRWVKSDWKKDENMAGDWNYTSGKWSGDPEDNGIQTAEDYRFYAISAQFPEFSNKDKTLVLQYSVKHEQKLDCGGGYIKLLSGEVEQKKFGGDTPYSIMFGPDICGYSTKKVHAIFSHNEKNHLIKKEVTCESDQLTHVYTFIVRPDATYSILIDNNEKQTGSLYTDWDILPPKQIKDPDAKKPEDWDDKENIPDPEDKKPEGYDDIPKEIPDTDAKKPEDWDDEEDGEWTAPTIPNPEYKGPWKQKKIKNPNYQGKWKAPLIDNPDFKDDPYIYAYSNLRYVAFELWQVKAGSIFDNILVSDDPEYAKKFAEETWGKLKDAEKAAFDEAEKKKAEEESKDDDISDAEDEDEADDSADEADSKADSDIEDEAAHDEL; this is encoded by the exons ATGGCGATCCGTAGAAGACCGCCTCTCGTCGCCGCCGCCTTCGCAGTGGCGCTCGCTGTCGCATCTATCGTCTCCGCCGAGGTCTACTTCGAGGAGCGTTTCGGAG ATGGATGGGAGAATCGGTGGGTCAAATCGGACTGGAAAAAGGATGAAAACATGGCTGGAGATTGGAACTATACATCTGGAAAATGGTCTGGAGATCCAGAGGATAATG GAATCCAAACCGCGGAAGATTATAGATTCTATGCCATTTCGGCACAGTTCCCTGAATTCAGCAACAAGGACAAGACATTAGTTTTGCAGTACTCTGTTAAACATGAGCAGAAACTTGATTGTGGGGGTGGCTACATCAAGTTACTCAGTGGTGAAGTTGAGCAGAAAAAATTTGGTGGAGATACTCCCTATAG CATTATGTTTGGCCCTGATATTTGTGGGTACAGCACAAAAAAAGTCCACGCTATCTTCTCACACAATGAAAAGAACCATTTGATTAAGAAAGAAGTAACATGCGAGAGTGATCAGCTAACTCATGTTTACACCTTCATTGTCCGACCTGATGCTACATACAGCATCCTCATTGATAACAATGAGAAACAAACTGGTAGTTTGTATACTGACTGGGATATCCTTCCTCCAAAGCAAATCAAGGATCCTGATGCAAAGAAG CCAGAAGATTGGGATGACAAGGAGAACATCCCAGACCCTGAGGACAAAAAACCAGAG GGCTATGATGACATTCCTAAAGAGATTCCTGATACTGATGCTAAGAAG CCTGAAGATTGGGATGATGAAGAAGATGGTGAATGGACGGCCCCAACTATTCCAAATCCTGAATATAAGGGTCCCTGGAAGCAAAAG AAAATTAAGAACCCTAATTACCAGGGAAAATGGAAGGCTCCATTGATTGACAATCCTG ATTTCAAGGACGATCCATACATCTATGCTTACTCCAACTTGAGATATGTAGCCTTTGAGTTGTGGCAG GTCAAAGCTGGGTCTATCTTCGATAACATCTTGGTCAGTGACGATCCCGAGTACGCAAAGAAATTTGCAGAAGAAACATGGGGCAAGCTTAAGGAC GCTGAAAAGGCAGCATTTGACGAGGCTGAAAAAAAGAAGGCTGAAGAG GAAAGCAAGGATGATGACATTTCCGACGCAGAG GACGAGGACGAGGCTGACGATTCCGCAGATGAAGCTGATTCCAAGGCGGATTCAGATATAGAGGACGAGGCTGCTCAt GATGAGCTTTAG